The Streptococcaceae bacterium ESL0729 genome has a segment encoding these proteins:
- a CDS encoding ABC transporter permease, whose translation MFYLKLAVNNIRRSFANFAPFLLASTVMYVMNLIIATILFSPSIDNMKSGANTVRTLMGMGLVIISAFALIIMVYGYRFLIKRRTKEFGLYEILGLSKTQIAHVSLDELIILFLLTVFAGTIIGLILAKFLFLILVSLIDGSNFGLAFSGQAFLVVSLIFLAIFFLLIIISSLTIQNNSSLNLLKEESRGEKEPKANFIFAILSLILIGAGYYIAVTVKNPMAALTNFFIAVVLVIVGTYLFYLSFTIWLLRRQKANKKYYYQPKHFITVSSMLYRMKQNAVGLANITVLVAMTFVTLAVTVGLHTGVKDVVNQAFPQDTNTHVGASGVSADEFDLLVQATSAAPKLNVKYMEANSSANIAPDQSDLVVGSASNDVSINNFASIKFLAREDLVKIGNEDLPEISGNQVLLASVVGKTQLKSIDWYGQKLVVKDLVTDIKNVSNEMSGVNSFYVIFPTEVALKNFVAASNASNQAAGAGDGISYETMLTSMQGFTNISSSDQEKFQEEFTRNVGTVQEGFGPSNFTMLYKSDLKSTMNEFTGSFLFIGFTLGVTFILGAALIIYYKQVSEGAQDKRNYKILQEVGLSKDEVASTIKSQVVMVFFMPIALAIMHFTFAFVMIKKLLAIFGVTNGGLILMVSLLTIFVVALIYYLIYKLTSKVYYNIVERN comes from the coding sequence ATGTTTTATCTAAAACTTGCTGTAAATAATATCAGGAGGTCCTTTGCAAACTTTGCCCCCTTCCTTCTAGCATCAACTGTTATGTATGTGATGAACTTAATCATTGCGACCATCCTATTTAGCCCAAGTATTGACAATATGAAAAGTGGGGCTAATACGGTAAGAACCTTGATGGGGATGGGGCTGGTCATAATCTCAGCCTTTGCCCTAATCATCATGGTTTACGGCTACCGCTTCCTCATCAAGAGGCGGACCAAGGAGTTTGGTCTCTATGAGATTTTAGGGCTTAGTAAGACTCAAATTGCCCATGTTTCCTTAGATGAGCTGATTATCCTATTTTTACTAACTGTCTTTGCTGGTACTATTATTGGTTTAATCTTAGCCAAATTCCTCTTTTTGATTTTGGTTAGTCTGATTGATGGAAGTAATTTTGGCCTTGCATTTTCAGGTCAGGCCTTTTTAGTGGTAAGTCTAATCTTTTTGGCCATTTTCTTCCTCCTGATAATCATCAGCAGTTTGACCATCCAAAATAATTCTTCCCTCAACCTACTAAAAGAAGAAAGTCGCGGTGAGAAAGAGCCTAAGGCTAACTTTATCTTTGCTATCCTAAGTCTTATCCTAATCGGTGCAGGCTACTATATTGCAGTCACAGTAAAAAATCCGATGGCTGCCCTAACCAACTTCTTTATTGCAGTAGTTCTTGTTATTGTGGGAACCTATCTATTTTACCTTAGTTTTACCATCTGGCTTTTAAGACGCCAGAAGGCCAATAAAAAATATTACTACCAGCCCAAGCATTTTATCACAGTAAGCTCTATGCTTTACCGGATGAAGCAAAATGCTGTGGGACTTGCAAATATTACTGTCCTAGTTGCCATGACCTTTGTGACCTTGGCTGTAACTGTAGGTCTTCATACCGGGGTTAAGGATGTTGTAAATCAAGCCTTTCCGCAAGACACCAACACTCATGTGGGAGCATCAGGCGTTTCAGCAGATGAGTTTGACCTCCTTGTCCAAGCTACAAGTGCTGCACCCAAGCTTAATGTTAAGTATATGGAAGCAAATTCTTCAGCAAATATTGCCCCTGACCAGTCTGATTTAGTCGTTGGTAGTGCATCTAACGATGTAAGTATTAATAATTTTGCAAGTATCAAGTTCTTGGCCCGCGAGGACCTAGTCAAAATAGGTAATGAAGACCTTCCTGAAATTTCTGGGAACCAGGTCCTACTAGCTTCGGTTGTTGGTAAAACACAACTTAAGAGCATTGATTGGTATGGTCAAAAACTTGTCGTTAAGGATTTAGTAACTGACATTAAAAATGTTTCAAATGAAATGTCTGGTGTGAATAGCTTTTATGTTATTTTCCCGACAGAAGTTGCTCTTAAAAACTTTGTTGCAGCTTCTAATGCAAGCAATCAAGCAGCAGGAGCAGGGGATGGAATCTCTTATGAAACTATGCTTACAAGCATGCAAGGATTTACAAATATTTCATCTTCTGACCAAGAAAAATTCCAAGAGGAATTTACTAGGAATGTAGGGACTGTTCAAGAAGGTTTTGGTCCAAGTAACTTTACCATGCTTTACAAGTCTGATCTTAAGTCAACCATGAATGAATTTACTGGAAGCTTCCTCTTTATCGGCTTTACCCTTGGTGTGACCTTTATCCTGGGAGCAGCCCTCATTATCTACTACAAGCAGGTATCAGAAGGAGCTCAGGACAAGCGTAACTACAAGATTCTTCAAGAGGTTGGTCTTTCAAAAGATGAAGTTGCCTCAACCATTAAGAGCCAGGTTGTCATGGTCTTCTTCATGCCAATCGCCCTTGCTATCATGCACTTTACCTTTGCCTTTGTCATGATTAAGAAGCTCTTAGCAATTTTTGGAGTAACCAATGGTGGTCTTATTTTAATGGTTAGCTTGCTTACAATTTTCGTTGTAGCCCTAATCTACTACCTAATCTATAAGTTAACATCAAAAGTTTACTACAATATTGTTGAAAGAAATTAA
- a CDS encoding ABC transporter ATP-binding protein — protein sequence MLLEVNHLQKVFKTRFSKEETTALRDVNFTVEEGEYIAIMGESGSGKTTLLNIMATLEKPSGGRVALNGEDITKIKEKDLAKFRRKHLGFVFQDFNLLDTLSVRDNIYLPMVLSRAKVKEMERRLDILAPKLNIKELLNKQPFELSGGQKQRVAVARALITQPEIILADEPTAALDFKNSEDLLDLFEEINNEGQTILMVTHSSLAASHAKRVLFIKDGQIFHQLYKSDKSAAEFNKEINLTMSVLLGGE from the coding sequence ATGTTATTAGAAGTAAATCACCTACAAAAAGTTTTTAAAACTCGTTTTTCAAAAGAGGAGACAACTGCCCTTCGCGATGTTAATTTTACAGTCGAAGAGGGTGAATATATTGCCATCATGGGTGAATCTGGATCAGGTAAGACAACCCTTTTAAATATTATGGCTACGCTTGAGAAGCCAAGTGGCGGTCGTGTTGCCCTAAATGGTGAGGATATTACAAAGATTAAGGAAAAGGACTTAGCCAAATTTAGGCGTAAACACCTAGGTTTTGTCTTCCAAGACTTCAATCTACTTGATACCCTATCAGTCCGTGACAATATCTACCTACCAATGGTTCTTTCAAGGGCCAAGGTTAAAGAGATGGAGCGTCGTCTTGATATCTTAGCACCCAAGCTAAATATTAAAGAGCTACTTAACAAACAACCCTTTGAATTGTCTGGTGGACAAAAGCAGAGGGTGGCTGTAGCCCGTGCCCTAATTACCCAGCCTGAAATAATTCTAGCTGATGAGCCGACTGCTGCCCTTGACTTTAAAAACAGTGAAGACCTGCTTGATTTATTTGAAGAAATCAACAATGAGGGGCAAACAATTCTTATGGTAACCCATTCAAGCCTTGCGGCCAGCCATGCCAAGCGTGTTCTTTTCATTAAAGATGGTCAAATCTTCCACCAGCTTTATAAGTCAGATAAGTCAGCTGCTGAATTTAATAAGGAAATCAACCTTACAATGAGCGTTTTACTAGGAGGTGAGTAA
- a CDS encoding YxeA family protein, translating to MKKFLASLVVIFALIFVGGRAWYQASYGGQTYYVQIKGEGQRKTDTDSKGKVYGSYEYTLDGKDKSGNSKSLTFRNIEDRPMKQDAWLKITYNKDKGVTSWNEVSPSQVPDKAK from the coding sequence ATGAAAAAATTTTTAGCTAGTTTAGTTGTAATTTTTGCCCTAATCTTTGTTGGGGGGCGTGCTTGGTATCAAGCAAGTTACGGCGGACAAACCTACTATGTTCAAATCAAGGGTGAAGGTCAAAGAAAGACTGACACTGACTCTAAGGGTAAGGTTTATGGTTCTTATGAATATACTCTTGATGGAAAAGATAAGTCTGGTAATAGTAAAAGTTTAACCTTTAGAAACATTGAAGACAGGCCAATGAAGCAAGATGCTTGGCTCAAGATTACCTACAACAAGGATAAGGGAGTAACCAGCTGGAATGAAGTTTCTCCTAGTCAAGTACCTGACAAGGCCAAATAA
- the pheA gene encoding prephenate dehydratase, whose translation MKVGFLGPKGSFTYMASHLTFPQAELVPLASITSLIKEYEAGLLDYAVVPLENSIEGSVHQTVDYLFHQGDLKTVAELVLPIRQQLMVKGQVKDIEKIYSHPQALAQSEKFIQENYPKASLEITESTALAAKYVSENPGLKIAAIAPKLSARTYGLEIIARDIQEMEDNNTRFWVLGDQAPEFELASSEVKSSIAFTLPNNNPGALYQVLKIFADKKINLSKIESRPLKTVLGEYFFLIDFISQKEEADQVIGAISQGGARVKDLGSYQVYNLSMDNLL comes from the coding sequence ATGAAAGTAGGTTTTTTAGGTCCCAAGGGATCATTTACTTATATGGCTAGCCACCTAACCTTCCCCCAGGCTGAATTAGTCCCCCTAGCGAGTATTACAAGCCTTATCAAGGAGTATGAGGCAGGTCTTCTTGACTATGCCGTTGTTCCCCTTGAAAATTCGATAGAAGGTAGTGTCCATCAAACGGTCGATTATCTTTTTCACCAGGGTGACTTAAAAACAGTGGCTGAGCTGGTCCTACCTATTAGGCAGCAGCTGATGGTTAAGGGACAGGTAAAAGATATCGAAAAAATTTATTCTCACCCTCAGGCTCTAGCCCAAAGTGAGAAATTTATCCAGGAAAATTATCCCAAGGCCAGCCTTGAAATAACTGAAAGTACAGCCCTTGCTGCCAAATATGTTTCTGAAAATCCAGGGCTAAAAATTGCAGCCATTGCTCCCAAACTTTCTGCGAGGACCTATGGCCTTGAGATTATAGCTAGGGACATTCAGGAAATGGAAGATAACAATACCCGCTTTTGGGTTCTTGGAGATCAGGCTCCAGAGTTTGAGCTTGCAAGTAGCGAGGTTAAATCGTCCATTGCCTTTACCTTGCCAAATAATAATCCAGGTGCCTTGTATCAGGTCTTAAAAATATTTGCCGATAAAAAAATTAACCTATCAAAGATTGAATCAAGACCCTTAAAGACAGTACTTGGCGAATATTTTTTCTTGATTGACTTTATTAGTCAAAAAGAAGAGGCAGATCAGGTCATAGGGGCTATAAGCCAGGGAGGTGCAAGAGTTAAGGATTTGGGAAGTTATCAGGTCTATAATCTTTCTATGGATAATCTCTTGTAA
- a CDS encoding shikimate kinase, with product MAIILLGFMASGKSSLGRKLAKEVDLPYIDLDQEIERVLGTSISQYFDQEGEAAFRKIEGEVLKDLSAQEAILATGGGIVELPHNRDILADNGQNIYLSADFSKLYERIENDEKNVRPLFLNNSRADLEKIYQRRRPFYQDLAHLKIDVNRPLEEITQELLTYLRKE from the coding sequence ATGGCAATTATTCTTTTAGGCTTTATGGCTAGTGGAAAATCAAGCCTTGGAAGGAAATTAGCCAAGGAAGTTGACCTGCCCTATATTGATCTTGATCAGGAGATTGAAAGGGTTCTTGGAACTAGTATCTCCCAATACTTTGATCAAGAGGGGGAGGCAGCCTTTCGAAAGATAGAAGGGGAGGTCTTAAAGGACTTATCAGCCCAGGAGGCCATTCTTGCTACAGGTGGTGGGATTGTTGAGCTTCCTCATAATCGTGATATTCTAGCAGACAATGGGCAGAATATTTATCTATCGGCTGATTTTTCCAAGCTTTATGAGCGGATTGAAAATGATGAAAAAAATGTTCGCCCCCTCTTCCTGAATAATAGTCGGGCTGATTTGGAGAAAATTTACCAAAGAAGGCGTCCTTTTTATCAAGATCTTGCCCACCTAAAGATTGATGTCAATCGTCCTTTGGAGGAGATTACCCAAGAGCTATTAACTTATCTAAGGAAGGAGTAG
- the aroA gene encoding 3-phosphoshikimate 1-carboxyvinyltransferase: protein MKLKTNSKGLKGTIKVPGDKSISHRSIIFGSIAEGETKVYDILRGEDVLSTIGVFRDLGVPIEDDGQVVTITGRGFGAFKKPNKALDMGNSGTSIRLISGVLAGSDFEVEMFGDSSLSKRPMDRVVDPLSEMGVDIHGQTEKAFPPLVEKGTSSLKAINYKLPVASAQVKSALIFAALQADGESTIIEKKLTRNHTEDMIIQFGGQIDIDGKTIKVKGGQKLVGQEITVPGDISSAAFFLVAGLIIPNSKIELENVGINPTRTGILDVIKKMGGKIDIKENPSKANLSATITVESSKLKGVEIGGDIIPRLIDELPIIALLATQAEGVTVIKDAAELKVKETNRIDAVATELTKLGANIKPTDDGLIITGPTKLKGAANLLSYHDHRIGMMGAIAALMVEDDSVDLEGAEAIPVSYPNFFEDLTSLEER, encoded by the coding sequence ATGAAGCTTAAGACAAATAGTAAGGGACTTAAGGGGACAATTAAGGTTCCTGGAGATAAGTCCATATCGCACAGATCGATTATTTTCGGATCAATTGCAGAAGGTGAGACCAAGGTTTATGACATTCTAAGGGGAGAGGATGTTTTAAGCACCATCGGAGTCTTTCGGGACTTGGGTGTTCCGATTGAAGATGATGGTCAGGTGGTAACAATCACAGGTAGGGGCTTTGGTGCTTTTAAAAAGCCTAATAAGGCACTAGACATGGGGAATTCTGGTACAAGTATTAGGCTTATTTCAGGCGTTCTTGCGGGAAGTGACTTTGAAGTTGAAATGTTTGGTGACAGCTCCCTTTCTAAAAGACCCATGGACCGTGTGGTCGACCCATTAAGTGAAATGGGAGTTGACATTCATGGTCAGACTGAAAAAGCCTTTCCTCCTTTGGTTGAAAAAGGAACTTCAAGTCTTAAGGCCATTAATTATAAGCTTCCTGTGGCCAGTGCCCAGGTAAAATCAGCCTTGATTTTTGCTGCCCTCCAGGCTGACGGGGAGTCAACGATTATTGAGAAAAAATTGACCCGTAACCATACGGAGGATATGATTATCCAATTTGGTGGTCAGATTGATATTGATGGTAAGACCATCAAGGTCAAGGGAGGTCAAAAGCTTGTAGGCCAAGAAATTACAGTTCCTGGTGACATCTCAAGTGCAGCCTTCTTCCTGGTCGCAGGTCTAATTATCCCAAATAGTAAGATTGAGCTTGAAAATGTCGGAATCAATCCAACAAGGACTGGAATCCTTGATGTTATTAAAAAGATGGGTGGAAAAATTGATATCAAGGAAAATCCATCCAAGGCCAATCTTTCAGCTACAATTACTGTTGAAAGCAGTAAGCTTAAAGGAGTTGAGATTGGAGGAGATATCATTCCAAGATTAATTGATGAATTACCTATCATCGCCCTTTTGGCAACTCAAGCTGAGGGAGTTACAGTCATAAAGGATGCGGCAGAGCTTAAGGTTAAGGAAACCAACCGGATAGATGCCGTTGCGACTGAACTTACTAAACTTGGGGCTAATATAAAACCAACTGATGATGGTCTTATTATCACAGGTCCAACCAAGCTTAAGGGAGCAGCCAATCTTTTAAGCTACCATGACCACAGGATTGGAATGATGGGTGCCATTGCAGCTTTAATGGTTGAAGATGATTCAGTTGATCTTGAAGGTGCAGAAGCAATTCCTGTAAGTTATCCCAACTTTTTTGAAGACCTTACAAGCTTAGAGGAAAGATAG
- a CDS encoding prephenate dehydrogenase, translating into MNKKVLIAGLGLIGGSLALAIKKNHPDYQLVAFDSNQKSLKAAKELAMIDASVAKEELPLQLATFDYIILALPVEKSIEFMEFISHYKLKAGLIITDVSSTKALIVKRAEALFAGKDVSFVGGHPMAGSHKSGVLAANLSLFENAYYVLSKSNLASQEDLEEIKALLVGSGASFIELAAPEHDQVTSQLSHFPHVLAAMLVRQANNYSKDHPATEFLAAGGFRDMTRIASSDAQMWTDILMTNKEYVAERIDDFTGLLEDLKGKIITDDQKALYDFFDGARKQRKTMQIHNGVIPNFYDLYVNVPDKTGVIHEILGYLTDAGISIINIRIIENREEIMGGLRISFRSSKDLAMAQTIIKERTGYKVYEA; encoded by the coding sequence ATGAATAAAAAAGTCCTAATTGCAGGTCTTGGCTTAATTGGTGGCTCCCTGGCTCTTGCTATCAAGAAAAATCATCCTGATTACCAGCTGGTGGCCTTTGATTCTAATCAAAAATCACTCAAGGCAGCTAAAGAGTTAGCCATGATTGATGCTTCTGTAGCCAAGGAGGAGTTGCCCCTTCAACTAGCAACTTTTGATTACATTATTTTAGCCCTACCGGTTGAAAAATCAATTGAATTTATGGAATTTATTAGCCACTACAAGCTTAAAGCTGGTCTTATCATTACAGATGTATCTTCAACCAAGGCTCTAATTGTCAAGCGGGCAGAAGCTTTATTTGCAGGAAAAGATGTAAGCTTTGTCGGAGGTCACCCCATGGCTGGAAGTCATAAATCAGGCGTTCTTGCCGCCAACCTAAGTCTTTTTGAAAATGCCTACTATGTTTTATCAAAAAGTAATTTGGCCAGCCAGGAGGACCTTGAAGAAATCAAGGCCCTTCTTGTAGGGAGTGGGGCAAGCTTTATTGAATTAGCTGCCCCAGAGCATGACCAGGTAACCAGTCAATTAAGTCATTTCCCTCATGTTTTAGCAGCCATGCTGGTTAGGCAGGCAAATAATTATTCCAAGGACCATCCTGCAACTGAATTTTTAGCTGCTGGAGGTTTTAGGGATATGACACGGATTGCCTCAAGTGATGCCCAGATGTGGACGGATATTTTAATGACCAACAAGGAGTACGTGGCTGAGAGAATTGATGATTTTACAGGCCTCTTGGAAGATTTAAAAGGTAAGATTATTACTGACGATCAAAAAGCCCTATACGATTTTTTTGATGGGGCTCGTAAGCAAAGAAAAACCATGCAAATCCATAATGGAGTCATCCCTAATTTTTATGATCTTTATGTTAATGTTCCAGATAAGACGGGGGTTATTCATGAAATTTTGGGTTATTTAACCGATGCTGGTATCTCTATCATCAATATCAGAATTATTGAGAATAGGGAGGAAATCATGGGGGGCTTGAGGATATCTTTTAGAAGCTCCAAGGATTTAGCTATGGCTCAGACAATTATTAAGGAGAGGACAGGTTACAAGGTATATGAAGCTTAA
- the aroC gene encoding chorismate synthase: MRYFTAGESHGPELTAIIEGLPAGLSLTDEDINVELKKRQGGYGRGGRMKIESDKVRFTSGLRHGKTLGSPLTMVVENKDFKNWTEIMASYEVDDKIKRQRRLTKPRPGHADLVGGMKYKFDDLRNVLERSSARETTMRVAIGAVAKKLLAELGINIASHVVNFGGIEVDLPEVLTVADIKRETEKSEVRIVNPAHEAEIKAYIDEIKKNGDTIGGVIEVRAENLPAGLGSYVQWDRKLDGKIAQAVLSINAFKGVEFGLGFESGKRPGSQVMDEIVWSKEAGYSRSSNKLGGFEGGMTNGEDIIVRGVMKPIPTLYKPLMSVDMETHEPYKAQVERSDPTALPAAGLVMENVVATVLAGEILDKFTSDNFSDLRASFEAYKADLKDF, encoded by the coding sequence ATGAGATATTTTACGGCGGGTGAATCCCACGGACCAGAACTTACAGCAATTATTGAAGGACTGCCAGCAGGGCTTAGCCTGACTGATGAGGACATCAATGTTGAATTAAAGAAAAGACAGGGCGGCTATGGTCGTGGTGGTCGGATGAAGATTGAAAGCGATAAGGTACGCTTTACGAGTGGCCTTCGTCATGGTAAAACCTTGGGAAGTCCTCTGACGATGGTGGTTGAAAACAAGGACTTTAAAAATTGGACTGAGATTATGGCTTCCTATGAGGTTGATGATAAGATTAAGAGACAAAGAAGGCTTACTAAGCCAAGACCCGGGCATGCAGACCTTGTAGGTGGTATGAAGTACAAGTTTGATGACTTGAGAAATGTCCTTGAAAGATCAAGTGCCAGGGAGACAACTATGAGGGTGGCTATTGGGGCGGTAGCCAAGAAGCTTCTTGCTGAGCTTGGGATAAATATCGCCTCTCACGTGGTAAACTTCGGGGGTATTGAGGTTGACCTACCAGAGGTGCTTACGGTAGCTGATATTAAAAGGGAGACTGAAAAATCCGAGGTTAGGATTGTAAACCCTGCTCATGAGGCTGAGATTAAGGCCTATATTGATGAGATTAAAAAGAATGGGGATACCATTGGCGGAGTCATTGAGGTTAGGGCAGAGAATTTACCAGCAGGTCTTGGCTCATACGTCCAGTGGGACAGAAAGCTTGATGGAAAAATCGCTCAGGCTGTTCTTTCAATCAATGCCTTCAAAGGTGTTGAATTTGGCCTAGGTTTTGAAAGTGGTAAAAGGCCTGGTAGCCAGGTTATGGATGAGATAGTCTGGTCCAAAGAAGCGGGCTATTCTCGTTCTTCTAATAAGCTTGGTGGCTTTGAAGGCGGGATGACCAATGGTGAGGACATCATTGTTAGAGGGGTGATGAAGCCTATTCCTACCCTTTATAAGCCTTTGATGAGTGTTGATATGGAAACACATGAGCCTTACAAGGCCCAGGTAGAAAGAAGTGACCCAACGGCTCTTCCAGCAGCGGGTCTTGTCATGGAAAATGTTGTAGCGACAGTGCTTGCAGGAGAAATTTTAGATAAATTCACTAGTGATAACTTTTCTGACTTAAGGGCAAGTTTTGAGGCCTATAAGGCAGATCTAAAGGACTTTTAA
- the aroB gene encoding 3-dehydroquinate synthase: protein MKLQVNLKTHPYEILIERGSFDSLGKWVKSLWQPQKIVIITDNNVGDLYAEKAKLLLEEAGFETEVFCFLQGEASKNLTTVSLAYDFLADFGMTRSDGIIALGGGVVGDLAGFVASSYMRGIHFLQVPTTLLAQVDSSVGGKTGVNTKKAKNLVGAFAQPDGVLIDPNLLKSLDDRRIREGIAEIVKAALIADEDLWQKLLAMTDEHDLLNNHAEEVILAACEVKRAAVIEDEFDNGQRLTLNFGHTIGHAIEATSGYGVVTHGEGVALGMSQMSKVAEEKGLMAQGITQKITDMLEKFNLPTSKDDWNEEVLYEALTLDKKARGSKIKTIIVPEIGQAKINVIDLSQMKDYLKK from the coding sequence ATGAAATTACAAGTTAATTTAAAGACCCATCCCTATGAAATCCTGATTGAAAGAGGGTCATTTGACAGTCTAGGAAAGTGGGTTAAAAGCCTTTGGCAACCACAAAAAATAGTCATTATCACTGATAATAATGTCGGTGACCTGTACGCTGAAAAGGCCAAATTACTTTTAGAAGAAGCAGGGTTTGAGACGGAAGTTTTCTGTTTTCTGCAAGGAGAAGCCAGCAAGAATCTTACTACAGTAAGCCTTGCCTATGATTTTCTAGCAGACTTTGGGATGACCCGCTCAGATGGAATTATTGCCCTAGGTGGTGGAGTTGTTGGTGACTTGGCAGGTTTTGTAGCCTCTTCTTACATGAGGGGGATTCACTTTTTGCAGGTTCCAACAACCCTTTTAGCCCAGGTTGATAGCTCTGTTGGGGGCAAAACGGGGGTTAATACCAAGAAGGCCAAAAATTTAGTTGGAGCCTTTGCCCAGCCTGATGGGGTTTTAATTGATCCCAATCTTTTAAAAAGCTTGGATGATCGAAGAATCAGAGAGGGAATTGCAGAGATTGTAAAGGCAGCTCTGATAGCCGATGAAGACCTTTGGCAAAAACTTCTTGCTATGACCGATGAACATGACCTTTTGAACAACCATGCAGAGGAAGTGATTCTTGCAGCTTGTGAGGTTAAAAGGGCAGCTGTAATTGAAGATGAATTTGATAACGGCCAACGCCTGACCCTAAACTTTGGCCATACTATCGGTCATGCCATTGAAGCAACGTCAGGCTACGGGGTTGTGACCCACGGGGAGGGCGTGGCCCTTGGTATGAGCCAGATGAGTAAGGTTGCTGAAGAAAAGGGACTTATGGCTCAAGGAATCACCCAAAAGATTACCGACATGCTTGAAAAATTCAACCTTCCTACCAGTAAGGATGATTGGAATGAAGAAGTTTTATATGAAGCCTTGACCCTTGATAAAAAGGCACGTGGTAGCAAGATTAAGACCATCATTGTGCCAGAGATTGGCCAAGCTAAAATCAACGTCATTGATCTTAGCCAGATGAAGGATTACCTAAAGAAATAA
- the aroE gene encoding shikimate dehydrogenase — MEINGYTRLAAVVAKPIKHSNSPFIHNRAFEETCVNGVYVAFEIEEDELAGLISNIKTLNMYGVNLSMPYKKAALSHVDELSPVASLIGAINTIVLREDGSFYGHSTDGIGFFKSLGDYQVKNQEITVLGGGGAGLAIIAEACLQGAQKINVFNRKSQNFLPLKEKLDQIAQRSDCQIVLGDLADQANLQGSISNSSLLVNTTSIGMKDKTLPLSEKIKLASNILVADIIYEPAETAFLAWAKKQGVRTVNGLGMLVYQAAESFELWTNQVMPSELIREELEKKIYEITS; from the coding sequence ATGGAAATAAATGGTTATACAAGACTTGCGGCAGTTGTCGCAAAGCCTATAAAACACAGTAATTCTCCCTTTATCCACAATAGGGCCTTTGAAGAAACTTGCGTCAATGGGGTCTATGTGGCCTTTGAGATAGAAGAAGATGAGCTTGCTGGCCTTATTTCAAATATTAAGACCTTAAATATGTACGGGGTTAACCTGTCCATGCCCTACAAAAAAGCAGCCCTCAGTCATGTTGATGAACTGAGTCCGGTAGCCTCCTTGATTGGTGCCATAAATACCATTGTCTTAAGGGAAGATGGGAGCTTCTATGGTCACAGCACTGATGGGATTGGCTTTTTCAAAAGCCTGGGTGACTATCAGGTTAAAAATCAGGAAATAACTGTTTTAGGTGGTGGAGGAGCAGGGCTTGCCATAATTGCTGAAGCCTGCCTTCAGGGTGCCCAAAAAATTAATGTTTTCAATAGGAAATCACAAAATTTTCTTCCCTTGAAGGAAAAATTAGACCAAATCGCCCAAAGAAGCGACTGTCAAATTGTTCTAGGGGATTTGGCTGATCAAGCTAATTTGCAAGGGTCCATTAGTAACTCAAGTCTTTTAGTCAATACAACAAGTATTGGCATGAAGGATAAGACCTTGCCCCTTTCTGAAAAAATAAAGCTGGCTTCTAACATACTTGTGGCTGATATTATCTATGAACCGGCTGAAACAGCCTTTCTTGCCTGGGCGAAAAAGCAGGGTGTAAGAACTGTAAATGGTCTAGGTATGCTTGTTTATCAGGCAGCTGAAAGTTTTGAACTGTGGACAAATCAAGTGATGCCTAGTGAACTTATAAGAGAAGAACTGGAGAAAAAAATTTATGAAATTACAAGTTAA
- the aroD gene encoding type I 3-dehydroquinate dehydratase, whose amino-acid sequence MTEIVVSINPRNIQDINSIQVKSLTGADVIEWRADYLSSQEEIFELAPIIFEKFSGLNILFTLRTIHEGGLMNVSSEEYIDILRKIMAYSPSFIDIEYFSYPEALSALSDYKDQIVLSCHDFVKIPRDLASMLDKMLAEDCYLSKFAGMPTSKKDVLDLMSLTEELTRNRPSKRLATIAMGDLGKLSRVSGYLTGSAWTFVNLGKETAPGQIPLNDARKMLDILGR is encoded by the coding sequence ATGACAGAGATAGTTGTATCCATTAACCCAAGAAATATCCAAGATATTAACTCCATCCAGGTAAAAAGTCTTACAGGAGCTGACGTGATTGAGTGGAGGGCTGACTACTTGAGTAGCCAGGAGGAGATATTTGAGCTGGCACCCATTATTTTTGAAAAATTTAGTGGCCTAAATATCCTCTTTACCCTAAGGACCATCCACGAAGGGGGACTGATGAATGTTTCCAGTGAGGAATACATAGACATCTTAAGGAAAATCATGGCCTATTCGCCAAGCTTTATTGATATTGAATATTTTTCTTATCCAGAAGCCCTAAGTGCCCTTTCTGACTATAAGGATCAGATTGTCCTAAGCTGCCATGACTTCGTTAAAATTCCCCGTGATTTAGCAAGCATGCTTGATAAAATGCTTGCAGAAGACTGTTATTTAAGTAAGTTTGCTGGCATGCCTACCTCTAAAAAAGATGTCCTTGATTTGATGAGTCTGACAGAAGAATTGACCAGAAATCGTCCCAGCAAGAGACTTGCGACCATTGCCATGGGTGACCTTGGGAAACTTTCAAGGGTTTCAGGTTATCTAACTGGTAGTGCTTGGACCTTTGTTAACCTTGGTAAGGAGACAGCTCCAGGACAAATTCCCTTGAATGATGCCAGAAAAATGCTTGATATCTTAGGTAGGTAG